From one Luteolibacter sp. SL250 genomic stretch:
- the pheS gene encoding phenylalanine--tRNA ligase subunit alpha → MNESIASIQTDALERIANAADERALEDARVGVLGKKGTLTLAQAGIKDVPKEEKAAFGQSLNAARAAITSALEEKQAALQEVADRKALDGVDVTLPGRPVLTGALHPLTQIRDEAIGILRRMGFALADGPEIEDEFHCFDALNTPADHPARNEKDTFYFDSGKLLRTHTSSVQVRTMESQAPPLRIIAPGSAYRRDEIDATHLSVFNQLEGLYVAEDVSLPDLKGTLEYFLRELFGTTTEVRFRPHFFPFTEPSFEIDVKLQVKGQAPRWIEVAGCGMVDPAVFSAVNAARKDNAFDPEKVTGFAFGMGLDRLAMIRWGIKDIRLLIENDVRFLKQFA, encoded by the coding sequence ATGAACGAGTCCATCGCCTCCATCCAGACCGATGCCCTGGAACGCATCGCCAACGCAGCAGACGAGCGCGCGCTCGAAGACGCCCGCGTGGGGGTGCTGGGCAAGAAAGGCACGCTCACCCTTGCCCAGGCTGGCATCAAGGATGTGCCGAAGGAAGAGAAGGCCGCCTTCGGCCAGTCGCTCAATGCCGCCCGCGCCGCCATCACCTCCGCGCTGGAGGAAAAACAGGCGGCCCTCCAGGAGGTGGCGGACCGGAAGGCCCTCGACGGCGTGGATGTGACCCTGCCCGGCCGCCCGGTCCTCACCGGTGCGCTCCACCCGCTCACCCAGATCCGTGACGAGGCTATCGGCATCCTCCGCCGCATGGGCTTCGCCCTCGCGGACGGCCCGGAGATCGAGGATGAGTTCCACTGCTTCGACGCGCTGAACACGCCCGCCGACCACCCGGCCCGCAACGAGAAGGACACCTTCTATTTCGACTCCGGAAAACTCCTCCGCACCCACACCTCCAGCGTGCAGGTGCGCACCATGGAGTCGCAGGCGCCGCCGCTGCGCATTATCGCGCCCGGCTCCGCCTACCGCCGGGACGAGATCGATGCGACGCATCTTTCCGTCTTCAACCAGCTCGAGGGTCTCTACGTCGCGGAGGATGTCTCCCTGCCGGACCTGAAGGGCACGCTGGAGTATTTCCTGCGGGAACTGTTCGGAACCACCACGGAGGTCCGCTTCCGCCCGCACTTCTTCCCGTTCACCGAACCGAGCTTCGAGATCGACGTGAAGCTCCAGGTCAAGGGTCAGGCTCCGCGCTGGATCGAGGTCGCCGGCTGCGGCATGGTGGACCCAGCCGTTTTCTCCGCCGTCAACGCCGCACGGAAGGACAACGCATTCGACCCGGAAAAGGTCACCGGCTTCGCCTTCGGCATGGGCCTCGACCGCCTCGCCATGATCCGCTGGGGCATCAAGGACATCCGCCTCCTCATCGAAAACGACGTCCGTTTCCTCAAACAATTCGCCTGA
- the pheT gene encoding phenylalanine--tRNA ligase subunit beta has translation MKTSLNWLGSHLNLSGKSIKEIDDLFTFAGVEVEGIETKGIASEKIVVAQIMEAVQHPNADKLKVTQVDVGEGTLRQIVCGAKNYKVGDKVPCALPGAALPGGFTIGETKMRGVDSRGMLCAAEEIGLPKGEDGLLILPEDSVIGKPVKEMFDSDVLLELEVTPNRPDLLSHRGMGRELATLLRTPFLPLEIPAVEKVSEDAAVIHIEATDACPFYTAVRIKGVKVQESPAWLKKRLESIGLRPINNVVDITNFVLHELGQPLHAFDAAKVSGAIVVRHANDGEVFSALDESEHELVSGDLLISDESGAALALGGVMGGAESGVTEETTEILLESAWFTPQGIRRTSRRTALSSDSSYRFERGVDPQGVLPASALAVKLILETAGGDAGVTFASGTAPALTKPVALDERKLNQLMGGSISLDAAEEILTRLGLSKLTDGTWDVPSFRADLQRHIDLVEEIARVHGLDNVPSRFLGAFVPQSAVDKAYDADMVLRRRLAALGLYECQTIKLISDAQVADGLPLRPLQDGDIIRVKLPLSEDHAVMRPSIVPGLVASAARNVRQQQKALRFFEMGRVFRNAGGGKAKDQESETLGILVSGSTNTGGWAQADRTADLYDLKGILGALLPNRTIRFTPKERDGFALGSDIKADDQNIGAFARLSLAKERALDFTSAVYVAELDLAKVRKLLAGITQVEDLPQFPGSSRDAAMEIPAATANAQIEAVIAKHAEPLLTGSECFDVFTDPTGVKLPADRKSVAYRFHYRAADRTLKAEEVDAAHQKVLAALATGLGVKFR, from the coding sequence ATGAAAACGTCCCTCAACTGGCTCGGCAGCCACCTGAATCTCTCCGGAAAATCGATCAAGGAGATCGATGACCTCTTCACCTTCGCGGGTGTCGAGGTCGAAGGCATCGAGACGAAGGGCATCGCTTCGGAAAAGATCGTGGTCGCACAGATCATGGAGGCCGTGCAGCACCCGAACGCGGACAAGCTGAAGGTCACTCAGGTGGACGTGGGCGAGGGGACGCTGCGGCAGATCGTCTGCGGCGCGAAGAACTACAAGGTGGGGGACAAGGTGCCCTGCGCCCTGCCCGGTGCCGCACTTCCCGGTGGTTTCACTATCGGTGAGACGAAGATGCGCGGTGTCGATTCCCGTGGCATGCTCTGCGCCGCGGAGGAGATCGGCCTGCCGAAGGGTGAGGACGGCCTGCTCATCCTGCCGGAGGACTCCGTCATCGGGAAGCCCGTGAAGGAGATGTTCGATTCCGACGTCCTGCTGGAGCTGGAGGTCACTCCAAACCGCCCGGACCTGTTGAGCCACCGTGGCATGGGCCGGGAGCTCGCCACCCTGCTGCGCACGCCTTTCCTTCCGCTGGAAATCCCGGCTGTGGAAAAGGTCTCCGAAGACGCCGCCGTGATCCACATTGAGGCCACGGACGCCTGTCCGTTCTACACCGCTGTCCGCATCAAGGGTGTGAAGGTGCAGGAAAGCCCGGCTTGGCTGAAGAAGCGCTTGGAATCCATCGGACTGCGCCCGATCAACAACGTCGTCGATATCACGAACTTCGTGCTCCACGAACTCGGCCAGCCGCTGCACGCCTTTGATGCCGCGAAGGTCAGCGGCGCGATTGTCGTCCGCCACGCCAACGACGGCGAGGTGTTCAGCGCGCTCGATGAATCGGAGCATGAACTGGTCTCCGGCGACCTGCTCATTTCGGATGAATCCGGAGCCGCGCTAGCCCTCGGCGGCGTGATGGGTGGCGCGGAGAGCGGCGTCACGGAGGAGACCACGGAGATCCTGCTGGAGTCCGCCTGGTTCACCCCGCAGGGAATCCGCCGCACCTCCCGCCGCACCGCGCTTTCCTCTGACTCCTCCTACCGCTTCGAGCGTGGGGTGGACCCGCAGGGCGTGCTGCCTGCCTCCGCGCTGGCCGTGAAGCTCATCCTGGAAACCGCGGGCGGTGATGCCGGCGTGACCTTCGCCTCCGGCACCGCACCCGCGCTGACGAAGCCGGTGGCACTGGATGAAAGGAAGCTCAACCAGCTCATGGGCGGATCGATCTCACTGGATGCCGCGGAGGAGATCCTCACCCGTCTGGGCCTGTCGAAACTCACCGACGGCACCTGGGATGTCCCGTCGTTCCGTGCGGACCTCCAGCGTCACATCGACCTCGTCGAGGAGATCGCCCGCGTCCATGGCCTGGACAACGTGCCATCCCGTTTTCTCGGTGCCTTCGTGCCGCAGAGCGCCGTGGACAAGGCGTATGACGCGGACATGGTCTTGCGCCGCCGCCTCGCCGCGCTCGGCCTCTACGAGTGCCAGACCATCAAGCTCATCTCGGACGCCCAGGTGGCGGACGGGCTGCCGCTGCGCCCGCTGCAGGATGGCGACATCATCCGCGTGAAACTCCCGCTCAGCGAGGACCACGCCGTCATGCGCCCCAGCATCGTCCCCGGCCTGGTTGCCAGCGCCGCGCGCAACGTGCGCCAGCAGCAGAAGGCGCTCCGCTTCTTCGAAATGGGCCGCGTGTTCCGCAATGCGGGCGGCGGCAAGGCGAAGGACCAGGAAAGCGAAACGCTCGGCATCCTCGTCTCCGGCAGCACCAACACCGGCGGCTGGGCACAGGCCGACCGCACCGCGGATCTCTATGACCTGAAGGGCATCCTCGGCGCCCTCCTGCCGAACCGGACCATCCGCTTCACGCCGAAGGAACGCGACGGCTTCGCGCTCGGCAGCGACATCAAGGCGGATGACCAGAACATCGGCGCTTTCGCCCGTCTGTCGCTGGCGAAGGAACGCGCGCTCGACTTCACCTCCGCCGTGTATGTTGCGGAGCTGGATCTTGCCAAGGTGCGCAAGCTCCTGGCCGGCATCACCCAGGTGGAGGACCTGCCGCAGTTCCCGGGTTCGTCCCGCGACGCGGCGATGGAAATCCCCGCCGCCACCGCGAACGCGCAGATCGAAGCCGTGATCGCCAAGCACGCCGAGCCGCTCCTGACCGGTTCCGAATGCTTCGACGTCTTCACCGACCCGACCGGCGTGAAACTCCCCGCCGACCGCAAGTCCGTGGCCTACCGCTTCCACTACCGCGCCGCGGACCGCACGCTCAAGGCAGAGGAAGTCGATGCCGCGCACCAGAAAGTGCTCGCCGCACTGGCCACCGGCCTCGGTGTGAAGTTCCGCTGA
- a CDS encoding TonB-dependent receptor — protein sequence MAGSSSLAVFSALLLAVASATGEEVMPEIVVEAWRGAVLPPHFAGNATVIDEEEITSSGVRSVAELLAVKGGVRLTSTSGNAAAGALHLRGFGENSSSRVLVMVDGRPVNRPDMAAVSLLEVPLSRIVRVEILRGAQTARFGDNAAAGVINLVTRTPSGNGSGYLEAAGGSDGLAIQRLGYGVRYGADGIRVDLERNFSDGWRDNAMSEMESAHFRWDRRLGHGWEVDAGMGWSDELTGFPGPLSEARYRDDPRQSIYVQAGQEDQYFSEQEQWKADVTLGWKGGQGMGVDLPLAWSRRDQAWNFGPGSHTDNLLDSVTFRPEWSWRTAGLDVRTGLNIRHDSLDLTQYREIQRQRKTAVADLERMVYGVSTAVDWEPWQGWHLGFAGRLEGSRVDARAESIRFPWDPDLNFDRGGSELNHALQLGLRWEGDSADGWLRYDRLYRLPSTDEIASYQGFPMSEPFNDRLEAETGHQVELGGEWRRDGWRCRLNGFVQWLDGEIAYDYLRNLNVNLEETRRYGVETELGWNSARWDLLFRHTWLDARQRSGEYSGKEIYLVPQHEFSAVAGWRPMERWLVQAEYQYTGSSFEGNDLSNNQPKLPSHATANLMVRWEGRDGWSVYGRVNNLADERYATVKYNGVWYPAAGRQYQIGIRKEF from the coding sequence ATGGCGGGATCTTCCAGCCTCGCCGTATTTTCGGCGCTCCTGCTCGCCGTGGCTTCCGCCACGGGCGAGGAAGTGATGCCTGAAATCGTGGTGGAAGCATGGCGGGGGGCTGTGCTTCCACCACACTTCGCGGGAAACGCGACCGTCATCGATGAGGAGGAAATCACCTCCTCCGGTGTCCGCTCCGTGGCGGAATTGTTGGCGGTGAAGGGCGGCGTGCGGTTGACCAGCACCTCCGGAAATGCTGCGGCGGGTGCGCTGCACCTCCGGGGGTTCGGGGAAAATTCCTCTTCCCGTGTGCTGGTGATGGTGGATGGGCGTCCGGTGAACCGCCCGGACATGGCGGCGGTGTCCCTGCTGGAGGTGCCCCTTTCCCGGATCGTCCGGGTGGAGATCCTGCGGGGTGCGCAGACCGCCCGTTTCGGAGACAATGCGGCGGCGGGGGTTATCAATCTCGTCACCCGCACCCCTTCGGGAAACGGGAGCGGTTATCTCGAAGCCGCCGGGGGCAGTGACGGACTCGCCATCCAGCGCCTGGGTTACGGTGTCCGGTACGGCGCGGACGGCATCCGCGTCGATCTGGAAAGGAACTTTTCAGACGGCTGGCGGGACAACGCGATGAGCGAGATGGAGTCCGCCCATTTTCGTTGGGACCGGCGGCTCGGCCACGGATGGGAGGTGGATGCGGGCATGGGCTGGTCGGATGAACTCACCGGCTTTCCCGGACCATTGTCAGAGGCGAGGTACCGGGACGATCCCCGGCAGTCGATCTACGTGCAGGCCGGACAAGAGGATCAGTATTTTTCGGAACAGGAGCAATGGAAGGCAGATGTCACCCTGGGCTGGAAGGGCGGCCAGGGGATGGGCGTGGACCTGCCGCTGGCGTGGTCCCGCCGGGACCAGGCATGGAACTTCGGCCCCGGATCCCACACGGACAACCTGCTGGATTCCGTCACCTTCCGCCCGGAATGGAGCTGGCGGACCGCTGGGCTGGATGTCCGGACCGGGCTGAACATCCGGCATGACTCGCTCGATCTCACCCAATACCGGGAGATCCAGCGGCAGAGGAAAACCGCGGTCGCGGACCTCGAACGCATGGTCTATGGGGTATCCACCGCGGTGGACTGGGAACCATGGCAAGGGTGGCACCTCGGCTTTGCCGGCAGGCTGGAAGGCTCCCGGGTGGACGCCCGTGCGGAGAGCATCCGCTTTCCGTGGGACCCGGATTTGAATTTCGACAGGGGCGGTAGTGAACTGAACCATGCGCTGCAGCTCGGCCTCCGCTGGGAGGGGGATTCCGCGGATGGATGGTTGCGCTATGACCGGCTCTACCGTCTGCCTTCCACGGATGAGATCGCCTCCTACCAGGGCTTTCCCATGTCGGAGCCTTTCAATGACCGCCTGGAGGCGGAAACCGGCCACCAGGTCGAGCTGGGCGGCGAATGGCGGCGGGACGGCTGGAGGTGCCGGTTGAATGGATTCGTCCAGTGGCTCGATGGTGAGATCGCCTATGACTACCTCCGGAATTTGAACGTGAACCTCGAGGAAACCCGCCGCTACGGGGTGGAGACGGAGCTGGGCTGGAACTCCGCCCGTTGGGATCTTCTGTTCCGCCACACCTGGCTGGATGCCCGGCAGCGATCCGGCGAATATTCCGGAAAGGAAATCTACCTTGTTCCGCAGCATGAGTTCTCCGCCGTGGCCGGTTGGCGTCCCATGGAGCGTTGGCTGGTACAGGCGGAATACCAATACACCGGCAGTTCCTTCGAGGGGAACGATCTGTCCAACAACCAACCGAAGCTGCCCTCCCATGCCACTGCGAACCTCATGGTGCGCTGGGAGGGTCGTGACGGATGGTCCGTCTATGGGCGGGTGAACAACCTCGCCGATGAGCGGTATGCGACGGTGAAATACAATGGAGTCTGGTATCCTGCGGCGGGCCGGCAGTATCAGATCGGCATCCGGAAAGAGTTCTGA
- a CDS encoding aspartate 1-decarboxylase, which yields MLRQVLKSKMHRAMITSSDVDYEGSIEIDTELMEAAGLWEGEKVLVASITSGNRLETYVQAGVPGSREIIINGGAAHRIKKGERVAIMAFAVSDVPVVPKKILLDEENHIIRRN from the coding sequence ATGCTTCGCCAAGTCCTGAAGTCAAAGATGCACCGCGCCATGATCACGTCCTCGGATGTGGACTATGAAGGCAGCATCGAGATCGACACCGAGCTCATGGAGGCGGCGGGCCTGTGGGAGGGTGAGAAGGTGCTGGTCGCCTCCATCACCAGCGGCAACCGTCTGGAGACCTACGTGCAGGCGGGGGTTCCCGGTTCCAGGGAAATCATCATCAATGGCGGCGCCGCCCACCGGATCAAGAAAGGCGAGCGGGTGGCTATCATGGCCTTCGCTGTTTCCGATGTCCCGGTCGTGCCGAAAAAGATCCTCCTTGATGAGGAGAACCACATCATCCGCAGGAACTGA
- a CDS encoding PhoH family protein, which yields MIDTAADEIKLEFDTPQFLHSLFADDVRNLNVLETMLEVKAVTREGWILLSGKPAALARAKAVFDDLETARRNGREIETRDFRLAVEAAATGAEVGVSELSGVKLVGSKGRKPVVPRTPNQLAYIRAMETHDVIFGLGPAGTGKTYLAMAMALTMLKKKAIQRIVLTRPAVEAGEALGFLPGDLREKVAPYLRPLYDAIHDMLDPEEAQRYLEDGTIEIAPLAFMRGRTLSRSFIILDEAQNTTREQMFMTLTRLGEDSRMVVTGDGSQVDLKPGVRSGLSEAEHALQSIDGITFLRFAKQDIVRHPVVGRIVEAYERYRA from the coding sequence ATGATCGATACCGCTGCCGACGAGATCAAACTTGAGTTCGATACCCCCCAGTTCCTCCATTCCCTGTTCGCGGATGACGTGCGGAACCTGAACGTGCTGGAAACGATGCTCGAAGTGAAGGCGGTCACCCGCGAAGGATGGATCCTTCTTTCCGGAAAACCGGCTGCATTGGCCAGGGCGAAAGCCGTGTTCGACGACCTGGAAACCGCGCGCCGCAACGGCCGGGAAATAGAGACCCGCGACTTCCGCCTGGCGGTGGAAGCGGCTGCCACGGGCGCTGAAGTCGGCGTGTCCGAGTTGTCCGGAGTGAAGCTGGTCGGCTCGAAGGGACGCAAACCGGTGGTCCCGCGGACGCCCAACCAACTGGCCTACATCCGGGCCATGGAGACCCACGATGTCATCTTCGGGCTCGGCCCCGCGGGAACCGGGAAAACCTACCTGGCGATGGCCATGGCGCTGACCATGCTGAAGAAGAAAGCGATCCAACGCATCGTCCTCACCCGCCCCGCCGTGGAGGCAGGCGAAGCTCTCGGCTTCCTGCCCGGGGACCTCCGTGAAAAGGTGGCTCCCTACCTGCGGCCGCTCTACGACGCCATCCATGACATGCTGGATCCGGAGGAAGCGCAGCGCTACCTGGAGGACGGCACCATTGAAATCGCCCCGCTTGCTTTCATGCGCGGACGCACGCTTTCCCGTTCATTCATCATCCTGGATGAGGCCCAGAACACCACCCGCGAGCAGATGTTCATGACCCTGACCCGTCTTGGAGAGGACTCGCGCATGGTCGTCACCGGCGATGGTTCCCAGGTGGACCTGAAGCCCGGGGTGAGATCCGGCCTTTCGGAAGCGGAACACGCCTTGCAGAGCATCGACGGCATCACCTTCCTGCGCTTCGCGAAGCAGGACATCGTCCGCCACCCGGTCGTCGGACGCATCGTGGAAGCCTACGAGCGCTATCGCGCCTGA